Proteins encoded by one window of Misgurnus anguillicaudatus chromosome 4, ASM2758022v2, whole genome shotgun sequence:
- the cyp26a1 gene encoding cytochrome P450 26A1, translating into MGLFTLMVTFLCTIVLPVLLFLAAVKLWEMFMIRRVDPNCARPLPPGTMGLPFIGETLQLILQRRKFLRMKRQKYGCIYKTHLFGNPTVRVMGADNVRQILLGEHKLVSVQWPASVRTILGSDTLSNVHGTQHKNKKKAIMRAFSRDALQHYIPVIQQEVKSAIQDWLEKDGCVLVYPEMKRLMFRIAMRILLGFEPEQIKTDEEELVEAFEEMIKNLFSLPIDVPFSGLYRGLKARNFIHSKIEENIRKKIQDDDNENEQKYKDALQLLIENSRRSDEPFSLQAMKEAATELLFGGHETTASTATSLVMFLGLNPDVVQKVREELQEKVEMGLYSPGKSLSMELLDQLKYTGCVIKETLRINPPVPGGFRVALKTFELNGYQIPKGWNVIYSICDTHDVSEVFPNKDEFQPERFMNKGLEDASRFNYIPFGGGSRMCVGKEFAKVLLKIFLVELTQQCNWILSNGPPTMKTGPTVYPVDNLPTKFSSYVKN; encoded by the exons ATGGGGCTGTTTACTCTCATGGTGACTTTTCTCTGCACCATCGTGCTGCCGGTTTTACTTTTTCTCGCCGCTGTTAAACTGTGGGAGATGTTCATGATTCGGCGTGTAGATCCGAACTGTGCTCGTCCGTTGCCACCGGGCACAATGGGTTTACCCTTCATTGGAGAAACTCTCCAGCTCATCCTCCAG AGAAGGAAATTCCTAAGGATGAAACGCCAGAAATACGGATGCATCTACAAAACTCACCTCTTCGGCAACCCGACTGTCAGAGTGATGGGTGCCGATAACGTGAGACAGATTTTGCTGGGTGAACACAAACTGGTCTCGGTTCAGTGGCCAGCATCTGTCAGAACTATTCTGGGCTCTGATACACTGTCCAATGTTCATGGCACTCAGcacaaaaacaagaaaaag GCGATCATGAGAGCTTTTTCCAGAGATGCTCTTCAGCACTACATTCCCGTGATCCAGCAGGAGGTGAAGAGCGCTATTCAAGACTGGTTAGAAAAAGATGGATGTGTGCTGGTTTATCCGGAGATGAAGCGCCTCATGTTCCGGATCGCCATGAGAATCCTGCTCGGCTTTGAGCCGGAACAAATCAAGACGGATGAGGAGGAATTAGTGGAAGCTTTCGAGGAAATGATCAAGAACTTGTTTTCCCTGCCTATCGATGTTCCTTTCAGTGGCCTGTACAGG GGTCTGAAAGCGCGGAATTTCATTCATTCCAAAATCGAGGAGAACATCAGGAAGAAAATTCAGGATGATGATAACGAAAATGAGCAGAAGTACAAAGATGCTCTTCAGCTGTTAATTGAGAACAGCAGGAGAAGTGACGAGCCATTTAGTTTACAG GCAATGAAAGAGGCAGCAACTGAGCTTCTGTTTGGAGGTCATGAGACCACGGCCAGTACTGCAACCTCGCTGGTCATGTTCCTGGGACTGAATCCAGATGTGGTGCAGAAGGTCAGAGAGGAGCTTCAGGAGAAG GTCGAAATGGGACTCTATTCACCTGGAAAGAGCCTAAGCATGGAGCTGTTGGATCAGCTGAAGTACACCGGATGTGTGATTAAAGAAACTCTCAGAATCAATCCACCGGTACCTGGAGGTTTCAGAGTAGCACTCAAGACCTTTGAACTTAAC GGTTACCAGATTCCAAAAGGTTGGAATGTCATTTACAGCATCTGCGACACACACGACGTATCCGAGGTTTTTCCGAACAAAGACGAGTTCCAGCCGGAGAGATTCATGAACAAAGGCTTGGAAGACGCTTCCAGGTTTAACTACATCCCATTCGGAGGTGGTTCGAGGATGTGTGTGGGCAAAGAGTTTGCCAAAGTCTTACTCAAGATCTTTTTAGTCGAGTTAACTCAGCAATGCAACTGGATTCTTTCCAACGGACCCCCGACTATGAAAACCGGCCCGACGGTTTATCCAGTGGACAATCTGCCTACTAAGTTCAGTAGTTACGTTAAAAATTAA